Within Kineothrix sp. MB12-C1, the genomic segment ACAGAGGAAACATCGGTATCCGTTAGCGAGTTCAGGAATACGACCCAAGAAGTCAAGGATAATTCCCATCAGTTAAAAGTTGTTGCTGACATATTAGAAAAAAATATGAGCATGTTTCAATTATAAACTAGTATAATTTGTTTTATATTATTTTATCAGGTCAGGCAAATGATTAAGTATAATATTTGTATGACCTTGTCCTTAGGGATATGAGTTAACTCATCTTCGAGGTAGCTTCCAGTTCTAAAGCAGGAAATCTTATTGCAAAGAAGGCATAAAGTGAGCACCTTAAATAAAGGCAAAAATGTATAGTAAATGATTAAAAAGTATATTAGAAATTAACACTCCTCATGTTACAATGAAAAAACATGGGGAGTTTTTATTTACTTTAAAACTTTATAAATACATATGTTGGTTTGTGATAGGGGTGAAACACATGTCAATAAAGAAAAAAATCTTTTTAGTAGTCTCCGTAGTATTAATATTAAGTGGAATTATCATAACATCGGTATGGTATCGGGTCAGCAGTAACCTAACGGATACTTATTTGAGAAATATATCGGAAAGTACGATGTTGGATGCTTGTCATGCATTTGAATATTTATTAGAAGATACTTCGTATATGGCATCGATGATATCCTTGAACAAAAACAATATAGTTCAGCCCATGGAAGAATTAAATGAAAATGTGATAATGACTAAGGGGCAATGGAATCAGGAATATTTGAAAAATAAGAGGGTTATAGAACGCTTTATCAAGGGATTGAATGGTTATAAATATTATATTGTAGGAATTACTATAGTTGTTAAAGAAGACTGTGTATTTTCTAGTTCACATTTAATGCAAGATCATGAACAACTATATGAAAAGATTGTAGAGCTGGACCAAGAGACGTTGAAGACCAATATGGTTATGATGGATCCTATTCATGTTGAGGGGGGCAAATCGACGTATTCCAGCAATTATGTGGTCCCGGCAATTAGAGGAATTACAGATTGGCACAAGAATTTATTGGGCTATGTCGTTCTATATTTTGATTACGGAGTGATAGAGCAGATGTTCTCGGCCAATCTTCCGGAGGGTAGTAAGTTCCAGGTAGTAAATGAAAATAAATCCATGATATTTTCAAATTGCGGCGATGAAATATTGGAGGGGAAATATCGGGAGAAAGGCTTTGTTTATAATACTTTTGAAGCAAAGGATGTAGGATGGACCTTCACTATGGCAATACCGTCAGATTATTATATTCGAGATATCCATCGAACGGCACTGCTCACGATGGTATTGATGATTATTATATTGATTTTGGCGGGAACAGTAGCGATTCTTATTATATCGAAAATGACAATGGAGATTACGTTATTAAGAAATAGTATGGAAGAGGTCTCTCAGGGGAATCTGAAGATTGTGTATCCGGTCAGGAGTAAAGATGAAATAGGTCAGATGGGACGTACATTCAATCATATGGTATCCAGAATTAAGGAATTAATGGAGAAAGTTGCGGAAGAAGAAAAACAGAAACGCAAAGTAGAAATGGATTTCCTGCAAGCACAAATAAATCCTCATTTTATTTCTAATGCACTGAATACGGTAATCTGGATGGCCAAAATACAAAATGCGGATAATTTAGTGCCGCTTATCACTTCTCTGAATTCATTGCTTCAAAGTGCTATGCATCAGGAACAAAATATTATTCCGTTGAAAGACGAACTGGCTTATGTGGATAATTATCTTACAATGATAGAGTATGGTGGAGGATATGATTTCCTGGTGGAAAAGGATATTACAGGCGAAGAGATAGAGTCACTGCATGTCCCTAAGTTTATTTTACAGCCCATAGTAGAAAATGCAGTTTACCACGGAATACCAAAGGATTTATCCCGACAAGGAATTATCAGAATATGTGCGGAAGTAAAAGAAGAAAAGTTATATATAACTGTTGAGGACAACGGAGATGGGATGACGAAGGAGCAGATGAAGGGGATTCTCAGCAAAAAAACCAGAAAAGAGAGTACCTTTAACGGTATTGGGGTGCAGAATGTTAATGAAAGAATAAAGCTGTTCTTTGGGAATGAATATGGGCTTCACTACGAAAGCAAAGAGGGCATTTATACAAGAGCGGTATTTGTGCTTCCCGTTGTTGAGGAAGGAGGAAATATATGACGAAAATTAAGTTGATAATCGTTGATGACGAGATGACTAGCAGGAATACGATAAAGAAACTACTGGAAGACAATGCAGAATATGAAGTTGTGGCGGATTTTTCTGATGGAAAAACGGCAATTGAATGGCTTAGGAAAAACGAAATAGATATCATGCTATGCGATATGCAAATGCAGGAAATAAATGGTGTGGAATTGATGCGGATGGTACATGTGATCAACGAATTTCTTCCAATAATAGTGATTAGTGCATTCGATGACTTTAAGTTTGTAAGGGGAAGCTTGATTAACGGTGCTGCTAATTATCTTCTAAAACATGAACTGACGAAAGAAAATCTTATAAGAACACTTTATCAGGTTAGAGAGAAATATAGGATAGTACCGGAGGAAAGGATGCTTTATCACCGTATCGGTTACTGTATCAAAGATAAGAATGAATTTAAAGCAGAAGTTATTAAGGAAATGTCTGATAAGAAGTTCATTGATTTTACATATCACAATGTTGTTCCGTTAGCAGTCAGCCCGGATTATTTATTTTCAGAGGGTGTGATGCCTTCAGAGTATAAGCAAGAACTCGGCAAAGCTGTAATCGATATTCTTGGACAGATATTGGGGCGGGAATATCAATATGTAGTCTATTTTACCAAACAAGCACATCTTATACTTTTGTTATCTTTTGCAGGTATAACAAGTACTCTTCTTATTATAAATGTAGTAAAGAACCTAACAGGAAGATTACAAAGACAGATTATTCGAATGTTAGATACAACAGTGACAATGGTGGTAGGCGAAGCGCAGGCAAATCTGGAAGCTGCAGTACAGGAAGCATACCGTTTAGATGAGATATTGAAGGATAAATTCTATTTTGGAGGAAACCGTATCATATCCGCCGCAGTTTCCGGGAAAATTAAATACCGTAAAGAAGAAATACCGGAAAGCCTTTGGAAGCAGCTTAACTTCGAGCTTTCTGATTGGAAACGGGATAGTACGGATGTATTAAATGAAATATTTTCATATATGGAAGAAGTGCGGATGGATAGAGAGTATGTATACCATTTTTGTGAAAAGGTAATCGGACTTATGCAGGAACAAGGAATGCTAATGGAAGAAGAGAAGGAAAGGGTTCTTAGGCGCATTAGGGAAAACGAAATCTTTGAGCAGATACGGATTGAAATAATGGAGTGGTATAATAGCAGGAAGCTGCATGCCGAAGGGGAAAAAGATAAATATTCGGCCATCGTACAAAGAACCGTAGATTATATTTCCAAAAATTATGACAAAGATATATCGCTTGAGAGATGCGCAGAAGAAGTGGGAAGCAGCTATACGTATTTGAGCAGGGCATTTAAGCAGGAGACGGGAATGCGCTTTGTGGAATTTCTCAATGAACAGAGAGTGAATAAAGCCAAAAGTCTATTGCTGAGAAATAACATAACAATGAAAGAAGTAGCGGGGCAGGCAGGGTTCCGTAATTATAACTATTTCTTTAAGGTGTTTAAGGAAAATGAGGGGATGACACCGGCAGAATTCATAGCAAAAAATTAGAGTATTTCAAAAAAAGTTGTTATCTTTTTTGCATGCAGTATTTCCTATAATATGTTTAGGTTCACAAGTATGGAAAGGAGCATGGATATTCAAGATGAACAAATTAGGGAAAAAGAACGATTGGTGGGCATACTTATTCATTCTGCCAATGATGGTGCTGTCTTTTGCACTTATTTATTATTGTATTATCTATACGATAGGAACGAGTTTTACAGATTGGAATGGTATGTCCAAGGATATGAACTTTGTAGGGCTAAAGAATTACTCGAAGATGCTCAATGATAAGACATTTTGGACGGCGGTATTTAATAACATTGTTTTCTTTTTCGGCACGGTCTTCGTGCAGGCGGCCGTAGGATTCTTTCTGGCGTTGCTGCTGAAGAATCGATTGCCGGGAAGCAATTTGTTCAAAGCAATTTATTTTATGCCTATTGCAATGGCAACATCGATTACTACTGCAATTTTTAAGATTATCATGGATCCGACGAATGGTACGTTAAACGTATTTTTGCGGGCAGTGGGATTAGATTTCATGGCAGTAAGCTGGCTGGGAGATAAAAGGTATGCACTTTTGGCTGTTATTATTGTAAATATATTTCAGTGGATGGGATTCTCTATGATTACCTATTATGCAGGGCTAATGGGATTGCCTGATGATGTGTATGAAGCGGCCAAAATCGATGGAGCGGGATTTTGGAGGACGACTTTTTCCATAACACTTCCAATGTTGAAAGGAACAAGTAACGTATTGATTATCCTAGGTATAGTAGGTTCCCTTAAGACTTTCGATATTGTTAAGCTTCTGACGGCAGGAGGACCAGGACGCTCCACTACGGTACTCAATACCTATCTGTATGAAAAGGCATTCAAGGACTTTAATGCAGGAGGGGCAGCATCCATCGGTGTAGCGATATTAATCATAGCGGTTGCCATGTCATTTTTGCAAATTAGACTGGCAAAGGAGGACTGAAATGGCAAATAGTAAATGGAAAATGACAGCAGGGAGTTATATTGTTTTTATTATATGTGCATTTATATGGATTCTGCCGATTGGAATTGCAATTGTAAAGTCGCTGCAAATCAGTGGACTTAGCAATTATACATATGTTTTAAGCTATGAAAAAATCAGCTATTTTAAAGTCATATTTAATAGTATGTTCATAGCTATATCCACAGCATTGTTAGTAACCCTTATTACAACATTATCGGCATATGCTTTTTCCAAAATGAAGTTTAAGGGAAGTAAATTAATCTACGGAGCAATTTTGGCTTGCCTTACGGTGCCGGTCGCAGCGGTAACAAGCCCTTTGTTCACCACAATTAAGAATTTTAATTTACTGGATAAACACTTGGGAGTAATTGTCCCGTTGGTAGCGTTTAACACACCGATGATGCTGCTTATGATAAAGAACTATTTTGATACGATACCGGATGAACTTCTGGAAAGTGCCAGAATAGACGGGGCTTCTACTTTTCGCATTTGGTATGAATTCATGATGCCGCTTGGAAGTCCGATTATAGCGAATGTTATGGTTCTTACTTTTATCTATTCCTGGAATGATTATCTAATTCCTCTATTAGTAATGAGAAGTGAGAAAAATTATACAGTTACATTGGCGGCACAATATTTTGTATCCAGTACATATCAGAGTCCCGAAGATGTAGCGAGGATATATGCAGTTATGATGCTTCTGACGCTTCCGTCAATTTTGGTGTACCTGTTCAGTCAGAAGTTTCTTGTAGGTGGAATCACGGCAGGTTCGGTAAAAGGATAACAAAAAATCGAATAGAAAAGCAAAAAGTTGTAGTAAAAAGAAATAAAATTGGTAGTATGCTTAATCTATAAAAAAATTAGGGAGGTACTTACAATGAAGTGGAAAAAACTGATGTCAATTGTTTTAACAACAGCGATGATTGCAACTTTGGTAGCTTGTGGAAATGATGCGGGAAGCGGAAAGTCATCGAATACTGAAGCACCGGCATCTACGACGGATGCAGATGCAGGCGCGGCTGTGGAGGACTCAGGGGAACAGGTGGAGGGGGATGTTGTGACGCTTAGTTTTTGGTCATGGCTGCCGACAACAAATCAATCGGATATTATGATCGAAGAATTCGAAAAAGAAAATCCGAATATTAAAATTGATTATATTCGTACGGAGCAAGATGATTATTTTGAGAAATTGCAGGTCGCTATGGCTTCCGGCACGGGACCGGATCTATTCGGATTAACAACCGGAGCGATGAAAGATCAGTATGCACCCTTTGCAGAGGATATGAAAGGGTTGGCAGATCAGTATTGGAACGGATGGGATGGGAAAATTAGCGAAACGGCTGTAGGACAGTGTATATCCCAGGATGATACCATGGTGGGAATGCCGTTGCTGGTAGCAGGAATGACAGACTTGCTCTATAATAAGACCCTGATGGATGAATGTGGTATTGAAAAGGTTCCGACTACCTATGCTGAGTTAAAGGATGCGGCAGAGAAGGCGAAAGCGAAGGGCTATGTATGTGTGGCTGCAGGTGCTGCAGATGATTGGATTAACTCGGACTGGTTCATTCAGATTTCTAATGAATTTGAAGAGGGTGCGGTTTATGAAGCAGAAAGAGGAGAACGTCAGTGGACGGATCAATGCTTTGTAGATACTATGCTCGCATGGCAGAAGTTGTTTACCGATGGTATATTTGAGGATGGTGCTTTGGGGGTTGCGACTTATCCAGATGCCCGTGACCAATATTTCTTTGCCAGAAAGTCAGTATTCTTCATGACTGGTTCATGGCACTTAGGACCTACCTCCCCAACAAATGCAGAGATACAGGGAACAGAAATTGCTAATCAGGAAGATATTATCGGAATGTCAGTATTCCCCTCCATGGCAGAAAGCGGTACCATAGCCGGAACTTCAGGAGTTGATATAATGCTCGCTGTCAATAAGGACTGCGAACAGAAAGAAGCAGCAATGAAATTTGTTGAATACATGTCGAATGGTGAAGGGCAGCAGTATT encodes:
- a CDS encoding sensor histidine kinase, whose amino-acid sequence is MSIKKKIFLVVSVVLILSGIIITSVWYRVSSNLTDTYLRNISESTMLDACHAFEYLLEDTSYMASMISLNKNNIVQPMEELNENVIMTKGQWNQEYLKNKRVIERFIKGLNGYKYYIVGITIVVKEDCVFSSSHLMQDHEQLYEKIVELDQETLKTNMVMMDPIHVEGGKSTYSSNYVVPAIRGITDWHKNLLGYVVLYFDYGVIEQMFSANLPEGSKFQVVNENKSMIFSNCGDEILEGKYREKGFVYNTFEAKDVGWTFTMAIPSDYYIRDIHRTALLTMVLMIIILILAGTVAILIISKMTMEITLLRNSMEEVSQGNLKIVYPVRSKDEIGQMGRTFNHMVSRIKELMEKVAEEEKQKRKVEMDFLQAQINPHFISNALNTVIWMAKIQNADNLVPLITSLNSLLQSAMHQEQNIIPLKDELAYVDNYLTMIEYGGGYDFLVEKDITGEEIESLHVPKFILQPIVENAVYHGIPKDLSRQGIIRICAEVKEEKLYITVEDNGDGMTKEQMKGILSKKTRKESTFNGIGVQNVNERIKLFFGNEYGLHYESKEGIYTRAVFVLPVVEEGGNI
- a CDS encoding response regulator, whose translation is MTKIKLIIVDDEMTSRNTIKKLLEDNAEYEVVADFSDGKTAIEWLRKNEIDIMLCDMQMQEINGVELMRMVHVINEFLPIIVISAFDDFKFVRGSLINGAANYLLKHELTKENLIRTLYQVREKYRIVPEERMLYHRIGYCIKDKNEFKAEVIKEMSDKKFIDFTYHNVVPLAVSPDYLFSEGVMPSEYKQELGKAVIDILGQILGREYQYVVYFTKQAHLILLLSFAGITSTLLIINVVKNLTGRLQRQIIRMLDTTVTMVVGEAQANLEAAVQEAYRLDEILKDKFYFGGNRIISAAVSGKIKYRKEEIPESLWKQLNFELSDWKRDSTDVLNEIFSYMEEVRMDREYVYHFCEKVIGLMQEQGMLMEEEKERVLRRIRENEIFEQIRIEIMEWYNSRKLHAEGEKDKYSAIVQRTVDYISKNYDKDISLERCAEEVGSSYTYLSRAFKQETGMRFVEFLNEQRVNKAKSLLLRNNITMKEVAGQAGFRNYNYFFKVFKENEGMTPAEFIAKN
- a CDS encoding carbohydrate ABC transporter permease is translated as MNKLGKKNDWWAYLFILPMMVLSFALIYYCIIYTIGTSFTDWNGMSKDMNFVGLKNYSKMLNDKTFWTAVFNNIVFFFGTVFVQAAVGFFLALLLKNRLPGSNLFKAIYFMPIAMATSITTAIFKIIMDPTNGTLNVFLRAVGLDFMAVSWLGDKRYALLAVIIVNIFQWMGFSMITYYAGLMGLPDDVYEAAKIDGAGFWRTTFSITLPMLKGTSNVLIILGIVGSLKTFDIVKLLTAGGPGRSTTVLNTYLYEKAFKDFNAGGAASIGVAILIIAVAMSFLQIRLAKED
- a CDS encoding carbohydrate ABC transporter permease, which produces MANSKWKMTAGSYIVFIICAFIWILPIGIAIVKSLQISGLSNYTYVLSYEKISYFKVIFNSMFIAISTALLVTLITTLSAYAFSKMKFKGSKLIYGAILACLTVPVAAVTSPLFTTIKNFNLLDKHLGVIVPLVAFNTPMMLLMIKNYFDTIPDELLESARIDGASTFRIWYEFMMPLGSPIIANVMVLTFIYSWNDYLIPLLVMRSEKNYTVTLAAQYFVSSTYQSPEDVARIYAVMMLLTLPSILVYLFSQKFLVGGITAGSVKG
- a CDS encoding ABC transporter substrate-binding protein; this translates as MKWKKLMSIVLTTAMIATLVACGNDAGSGKSSNTEAPASTTDADAGAAVEDSGEQVEGDVVTLSFWSWLPTTNQSDIMIEEFEKENPNIKIDYIRTEQDDYFEKLQVAMASGTGPDLFGLTTGAMKDQYAPFAEDMKGLADQYWNGWDGKISETAVGQCISQDDTMVGMPLLVAGMTDLLYNKTLMDECGIEKVPTTYAELKDAAEKAKAKGYVCVAAGAADDWINSDWFIQISNEFEEGAVYEAERGERQWTDQCFVDTMLAWQKLFTDGIFEDGALGVATYPDARDQYFFARKSVFFMTGSWHLGPTSPTNAEIQGTEIANQEDIIGMSVFPSMAESGTIAGTSGVDIMLAVNKDCEQKEAAMKFVEYMSNGEGQQYWVNQLQGAPVSNEITYTGTIDGELQQQSIDEVNYYVSNAVGNRQLTNSELVTAIQVAMQNVAAGDDPAEELKAVQAVADAQ